A single Spirochaetota bacterium DNA region contains:
- a CDS encoding regulatory protein RecX, whose translation MIIQDIEYTDRYIRITLDTGEYLRVDTASVPSGLLRRGGAIDIDAYNHLKEESRLFECKEKALYYISIRSRTEHDIKKYLIKKGFDKTTIGRVIQYLTERGLINDYEYAVHYIQSVREHKVIGNKMLEKKLFEKGVDKGIIKKAIRKTENKEPDIEQVYQLALKKYNQVKEKSNATVKMVAFLQQRGFSWEIIKKVMKRFGDDYEEIHDIQE comes from the coding sequence ATGATTATACAGGATATTGAATATACTGATCGCTATATTCGGATAACATTGGATACTGGCGAATATTTACGGGTGGACACTGCTTCTGTTCCCTCAGGGTTGCTACGTAGAGGTGGGGCAATTGATATTGATGCATATAATCACTTAAAAGAGGAATCCAGGCTGTTTGAGTGTAAGGAAAAGGCATTATATTATATCAGCATCCGTAGCCGTACTGAGCACGATATAAAAAAATATCTTATAAAAAAGGGGTTTGATAAAACTACCATAGGCCGGGTGATACAGTATTTAACTGAACGGGGACTCATTAATGATTATGAATATGCAGTGCACTATATTCAATCAGTCAGGGAACATAAAGTTATTGGCAATAAAATGTTAGAAAAAAAACTTTTTGAAAAGGGTGTTGATAAAGGGATCATCAAAAAGGCTATCAGGAAAACAGAGAATAAAGAGCCCGATATTGAGCAGGTGTATCAGCTAGCACTAAAAAAGTATAATCAGGTTAAAGAAAAATCCAACGCTACCGTAAAAATGGTAGCATTTTTACAACAAAGAGGCTTTAGCTGGGAAATTATAAAAAAAGTTATGAAACGATTTGGTGATGATTATGAAGAAATACATGATATACAGGAATAA
- the alaS gene encoding alanine--tRNA ligase, with amino-acid sequence MMKVHDLRTSFITFFKERDHRIVPSSSLIPKDDPTLLFTTAGMVQFKPMFAGTVELEYTRAASIQKCLRTSDLENVGKTKRHCTFFEMLGNFSFGDYFKKEAIEWAWEYSTAVIGFPKENIWVSIYIDDDEAFDIWHKDIGLPKQKIVRLGKEDNFWGPAGDSGACGPCSELYLDRGPSFGCGKPDCKPGCDCERFLEFWNLVFNQYFQDTEGVLHPLPRTGIDTGMGLERLATLVQNVDSIYQTDELKGLVDYIVKTRNISYQGDAQIAVNVLVEHARALTFAISDGAYPSNEGRGYVLRRILRRALRYGRQIGIHEPFVYTIVDPLVAAMGKQYPELSDTKENVKAVIKGEEERFLETIENGMDRLEEIIKTLTKKGETTISGSDVFVLYDTFGFPVEMTEEIARENGLGIDREGFEHKMEEQRNRGRQSWKGTEGRIDGVVGEILKKVQSTQFEGYEKYDSESEIIVLSDFEGLKTHLREGQEGILVVKNTPFYGESGGQVGDTGYIMSDSGTFRVVDTKKSGDLIVHIGQVERGLFQEGAKVRLSIDGIRRNLTRANHTATHLLQAALRQVLGQHVKQAGSLVDPQHFRFDFSHFKAMTPEEIQQVEAIVNEKVWAALPVNTANIPLQEALNQGAMAVFDEKYSDIVRMVSISDFSKELCGGTHVDNTGKIGVFRIMRESSPGAGVRRIEGATLKGVYERLIHEHSIVRRIMGLLEVNESNIEKKIAEMLEKVSYLEKELEKTKAAGLKDVARELYSKAELINSLKFVSASLQNMDAESLRTLADYIRELSDSVVVCLASSKENKAFIIAAATKGAIDKGIDCGAIIKTVSKEIGGGGGGRKDLAQAGGKSPEHIAKALAKCREIVLHSSK; translated from the coding sequence ATGATGAAGGTACATGATTTGCGGACGTCATTTATTACATTTTTCAAAGAGCGGGATCACAGAATTGTCCCTTCAAGTTCATTAATACCAAAGGATGACCCAACACTGCTGTTTACCACTGCAGGTATGGTGCAATTTAAACCTATGTTTGCCGGTACTGTTGAATTAGAGTATACCCGTGCAGCATCAATACAAAAATGTTTGCGAACGAGTGACCTGGAAAATGTTGGCAAGACCAAACGGCATTGTACCTTTTTTGAGATGTTAGGCAATTTTTCATTTGGTGACTATTTTAAAAAAGAGGCTATTGAGTGGGCGTGGGAATATTCAACTGCTGTGATTGGTTTTCCAAAAGAGAATATATGGGTTTCTATATATATAGATGATGATGAAGCTTTTGATATATGGCACAAAGATATTGGCCTGCCAAAACAAAAGATAGTACGGTTGGGCAAGGAAGACAATTTCTGGGGACCAGCCGGTGATTCAGGTGCATGTGGTCCCTGTTCAGAGCTGTATTTAGACCGTGGGCCTTCATTTGGATGCGGTAAGCCTGATTGTAAACCAGGTTGTGATTGTGAACGATTTTTAGAATTCTGGAATTTGGTGTTCAATCAGTATTTTCAGGATACTGAAGGTGTTCTACATCCACTTCCACGTACCGGCATTGACACCGGTATGGGACTTGAGCGCCTTGCAACTCTGGTACAGAATGTTGACAGTATCTATCAAACCGATGAATTAAAAGGGCTTGTTGATTATATTGTGAAAACACGGAATATTTCCTACCAGGGTGATGCACAGATAGCAGTCAATGTACTTGTAGAACATGCACGTGCACTTACCTTTGCAATATCGGATGGTGCTTATCCATCAAATGAAGGCAGAGGCTATGTATTGCGCCGTATCTTACGGCGAGCACTGCGCTATGGCCGCCAGATTGGTATTCATGAACCGTTTGTGTATACCATTGTTGACCCACTGGTTGCGGCCATGGGGAAACAATATCCGGAACTATCGGACACAAAAGAAAATGTTAAGGCTGTTATAAAAGGTGAAGAAGAGCGCTTTTTAGAAACAATTGAAAATGGCATGGACAGGCTGGAAGAGATTATCAAAACATTAACAAAAAAAGGCGAAACAACGATAAGCGGGAGTGATGTATTTGTACTCTATGACACTTTTGGTTTTCCGGTAGAGATGACTGAGGAGATAGCACGTGAAAATGGGCTTGGTATTGACCGGGAAGGTTTTGAACATAAAATGGAAGAACAGCGAAACCGTGGAAGGCAAAGCTGGAAAGGTACCGAAGGCAGGATTGATGGGGTTGTGGGTGAAATATTAAAGAAAGTTCAGAGCACACAGTTTGAAGGGTATGAAAAATATGATTCAGAATCAGAAATTATTGTGCTGTCAGATTTTGAAGGCCTGAAGACCCATTTGCGTGAGGGGCAGGAAGGAATACTGGTTGTCAAAAACACGCCATTTTATGGTGAGTCAGGCGGGCAGGTTGGGGATACTGGTTATATAATGAGTGATAGCGGAACATTCAGAGTTGTGGACACAAAAAAATCTGGTGACCTTATTGTACACATTGGGCAGGTGGAAAGAGGATTGTTTCAGGAGGGAGCTAAGGTACGGTTATCAATTGATGGTATTAGAAGAAATCTTACCCGTGCCAACCATACTGCAACACATCTTTTGCAGGCAGCATTGCGTCAGGTTTTGGGACAGCATGTAAAGCAGGCAGGTTCACTGGTAGATCCCCAGCATTTTAGATTTGATTTTTCCCATTTTAAAGCAATGACACCTGAAGAGATCCAACAGGTGGAGGCGATAGTTAATGAAAAAGTTTGGGCTGCATTGCCGGTGAATACTGCAAATATACCATTGCAGGAAGCCTTAAATCAGGGTGCGATGGCAGTATTTGATGAGAAATATTCTGATATTGTCAGGATGGTTTCTATCAGCGATTTTAGTAAGGAATTGTGTGGTGGGACGCATGTAGACAATACAGGTAAAATTGGTGTTTTCAGAATAATGCGTGAGTCCTCACCCGGTGCAGGCGTACGAAGAATTGAAGGCGCAACACTAAAGGGGGTATATGAGCGGCTGATTCATGAGCATTCGATAGTAAGAAGGATTATGGGGTTGCTGGAAGTAAATGAGTCAAATATTGAGAAAAAAATTGCTGAAATGCTTGAAAAAGTTTCCTATCTGGAAAAGGAACTGGAAAAGACTAAAGCTGCTGGTTTGAAGGATGTAGCCAGGGAGCTATATAGTAAAGCAGAGCTCATCAACAGCCTGAAATTTGTGAGTGCATCATTGCAAAATATGGATGCTGAAAGCTTGCGTACACTGGCTGATTATATACGGGAGCTTTCGGATTCCGTAGTAGTGTGTTTAGCTTCTTCAAAGGAAAATAAGGCATTTATTATTGCTGCAGCAACTAAAGGTGCTATTGATAAAGGTATTGATTGCGGTGCTATTATCAAAACTGTTTCCAAAGAGATTGGTGGCGGTGGTGGCGGTAGAAAAGATCTGGCACAGGCTGGTGGTAAATCACCTGAACATATTGCAAAAGCACTTGCAAAATGCAGGGAAATTGTATTGCATAGCAGTAAATAA